In the genome of Chlamydiota bacterium, one region contains:
- the greA gene encoding Transcription elongation factor GreA — translation MSYLEQFQDLLYKRDLDKIAYIWDEYSKQDPLNPKELIEVLELFKASKFNQALGKMIEKGVRCWERVVEESFKFDVCRLVIDLQLSNSEYMADLALLTLEEKYAKDPEFQEKLRIIGLREKVHFRGAVSFYQLLTHVAKGKFVYHTGGWGTGEVVDVSKLREELAVEFENVAGIKHLAFSSAFNHLIPLPDDHFLSKRFGNPDLLEEEARKNPTKVICMLLKDLGPKSAQDIREELSELVIPEEDWSKWWQTARAKIKRADQIESPKDLRGEFAFRTHILTPDQRFFKATNQEMSPLEFIHLLHSFYKDFAPSFKNEEFKQSVYAKIEEVLQKELSVEQKLQIFFLMQDIYQEKKEEIETLVKTFSGLEILSKIKILSLKKRLLMVIRKVQPNWIEGFLDILFLDEPTQIKDYALFELMKADRQDLVEEKVEEILEFGFKWPRVFWWYFQKVIAKHKLPFCDVRGKIRFFEGFLDLFSRLESDSEQKELLKKMYGLLIQNRYKLVREIFEIGSLEEVKEFLLLMSKCYIFTDQDQKIFKSLAEVVYPEIGDGKMREAFEDHVIWTTKEGYEKMQMRIKHIGTVETVKNAKEVEEARALGDLKENSEYKFALEKRARLQSELKLLSTQINKARILTREDVTRDQISVGSVVTLEGKDGKTQNFTILGPWEADPDQNIVSFQSRFATEMMGKEIGDKISFREEEYVVKRFRNYFE, via the coding sequence ATGAGCTATTTAGAACAGTTTCAAGATCTTTTATACAAAAGGGATCTGGATAAGATCGCCTACATTTGGGACGAATATTCTAAACAAGACCCCCTAAACCCCAAAGAGCTTATTGAGGTGTTGGAGCTTTTCAAGGCATCTAAATTTAATCAAGCTCTCGGAAAGATGATCGAAAAAGGCGTGAGATGCTGGGAAAGAGTGGTAGAAGAGTCGTTCAAATTTGATGTCTGTCGGCTTGTGATTGATTTGCAGCTCAGCAACAGTGAGTATATGGCGGATCTGGCGCTATTAACACTGGAAGAAAAATATGCAAAGGACCCTGAATTTCAAGAGAAATTAAGAATTATTGGACTTAGAGAAAAAGTACACTTTCGTGGAGCTGTGAGTTTTTATCAACTTTTAACCCACGTCGCGAAGGGTAAGTTTGTGTACCATACAGGTGGTTGGGGAACAGGAGAGGTTGTTGATGTATCCAAGCTTCGCGAAGAGCTTGCTGTAGAATTTGAAAATGTGGCCGGAATAAAACACCTTGCGTTTTCTTCTGCTTTCAACCACCTTATCCCTCTTCCAGACGATCATTTTTTATCTAAGCGGTTTGGAAATCCAGATCTTTTAGAAGAAGAGGCAAGAAAAAATCCCACAAAAGTCATTTGCATGCTTTTAAAAGATTTAGGACCAAAAAGCGCACAAGATATTAGAGAAGAGTTAAGTGAGCTTGTGATTCCAGAAGAAGATTGGTCTAAATGGTGGCAAACAGCAAGAGCAAAAATCAAAAGAGCTGATCAGATTGAGTCACCAAAAGACCTAAGAGGTGAGTTTGCGTTTAGAACACATATACTGACACCAGACCAACGCTTTTTTAAAGCAACCAACCAAGAGATGAGCCCCCTAGAGTTTATCCATCTTCTGCATTCTTTTTATAAGGATTTTGCGCCTTCATTTAAAAATGAAGAGTTTAAGCAAAGTGTCTATGCAAAAATAGAAGAGGTATTACAAAAAGAACTTTCAGTAGAACAAAAACTCCAAATTTTTTTCTTGATGCAAGATATTTATCAAGAGAAAAAAGAAGAGATTGAAACATTAGTTAAAACATTTTCTGGTTTAGAAATCTTGAGCAAAATTAAAATCCTATCATTAAAAAAGCGCTTGCTCATGGTGATAAGAAAAGTACAACCAAACTGGATAGAAGGGTTTTTAGACATTTTGTTTTTGGATGAGCCTACTCAAATTAAAGATTATGCGCTTTTTGAGTTGATGAAGGCAGACAGACAAGATCTTGTGGAAGAAAAGGTTGAAGAGATTTTGGAGTTTGGTTTTAAATGGCCAAGGGTATTTTGGTGGTATTTTCAAAAAGTGATTGCAAAACACAAACTCCCATTTTGTGATGTAAGGGGAAAGATACGATTTTTTGAAGGGTTTTTAGATCTATTTTCTCGTCTAGAATCTGATTCAGAGCAAAAAGAATTACTCAAAAAAATGTATGGACTTTTGATTCAAAACCGCTACAAATTAGTACGCGAGATTTTTGAAATCGGCTCTTTAGAAGAAGTTAAAGAATTTTTATTGCTTATGTCTAAATGTTATATATTTACTGACCAAGATCAAAAGATTTTTAAATCCCTTGCAGAGGTTGTGTATCCAGAAATCGGTGATGGAAAAATGCGAGAGGCGTTTGAAGATCATGTGATTTGGACCACAAAAGAAGGATATGAAAAAATGCAAATGCGTATCAAACATATTGGAACCGTGGAAACTGTGAAAAATGCGAAAGAGGTTGAAGAGGCAAGAGCTTTGGGAGATTTAAAAGAAAACTCTGAATATAAGTTTGCTTTAGAAAAAAGAGCGCGTTTGCAGTCAGAGCTCAAGCTGTTGTCCACACAAATCAACAAGGCGCGCATTTTAACCAGAGAAGATGTAACCAGAGACCAAATTTCTGTAGGAAGCGTGGTGACCTTGGAGGGTAAAGATGGAAAAACACAAAACTTTACTATACTAGGACCCTGGGAAGCAGACCCAGATCAAAACATCGTTTCTTTTCAGTCGCGTTTTGCAACAGAAATGATGGGTAAAGAAATTGGTGATAAAATTTCTTTTCGAGAAGAAGAATATGTGGTAAAAAGGTTTAGGAATTATTTTGAATAG
- the dus gene encoding putative tRNA-dihydrouridine synthase translates to MTLKRPFFLKKLKLESNIVYAPLAGCSDVPFRKMCAEYKPGLMFCEMVKMESLIRNTKSHPFLDYTKEMHPIGAQICGSNPKLSAQCGQILEDLGFDVIDLNCGCPVDKVVKDGSGSGLLKTPQKLFDILANLVAAVKIPVTLKIRTGWDEEHVNYEEITQIAESVGCAAIFIHGRTRKQGYKGLANRDRIRQAKQAAKQIKVFGNGDIFDVSSAKHMFEHTGCDGLLIARGTLGNPWFCEDLYNYFEKGITPDHPFEKFLEAFETHFGYIRQFCNEKKAVLDARRTGCWYFKNRPNIASFRKKIVAVKSIEDVLGVIEELKSVVQGVF, encoded by the coding sequence ATGACCTTAAAGCGCCCCTTTTTCTTAAAAAAACTTAAGCTTGAATCCAATATTGTTTATGCTCCCCTTGCAGGTTGTAGTGACGTGCCGTTTCGCAAAATGTGTGCAGAATATAAACCAGGTCTTATGTTTTGTGAAATGGTAAAGATGGAGTCTTTAATTCGAAATACTAAATCGCACCCATTTTTAGACTACACAAAAGAGATGCATCCTATCGGCGCGCAAATATGCGGCAGTAATCCTAAACTTAGCGCACAGTGTGGACAGATTTTAGAAGACCTTGGGTTTGATGTGATTGACCTTAACTGCGGATGTCCTGTGGACAAGGTTGTGAAAGATGGCAGTGGATCGGGCCTTTTAAAAACACCTCAAAAGCTTTTTGATATCTTAGCCAACCTTGTAGCAGCAGTAAAAATTCCTGTGACACTAAAAATTCGCACAGGATGGGATGAAGAGCATGTTAATTACGAAGAGATCACCCAAATCGCCGAAAGCGTTGGGTGTGCTGCGATTTTTATCCACGGAAGAACGCGCAAGCAAGGATACAAGGGGCTTGCAAACCGAGATCGCATCAGACAAGCAAAACAAGCGGCCAAACAGATTAAGGTTTTTGGAAATGGAGACATCTTCGATGTATCAAGCGCCAAGCACATGTTTGAGCACACAGGATGTGATGGTCTTTTAATTGCAAGAGGCACTTTGGGAAATCCCTGGTTTTGTGAAGATCTTTATAACTATTTTGAAAAAGGGATTACTCCGGATCATCCTTTTGAAAAATTCCTTGAAGCATTTGAGACGCATTTTGGATATATCAGACAGTTTTGCAATGAAAAAAAGGCTGTTTTGGATGCCAGGCGCACCGGATGTTGGTATTTTAAAAATAGACCCAACATAGCCTCATTTCGCAAAAAAATCGTCGCCGTAAAATCTATTGAAGACGTGCTTGGGGTTATTGAGGAGCTTAAATCTGTTGTGCAAGGCGTTTTTTAG
- a CDS encoding Extracellular serine protease produces MATRGSDIFMRSGTNFIFDTSANVTIPNPIDSELGGTVGGGLTKQGSGKLSLNGDNTYTGTTTVTQGELNINGSVITNVEVQPNGILSGNLSINDGKTLTNNGLISPGNGNIGSMTIEGSFTQGSQGILEIDITPTANDADKVFVITPSIANIDGTLLVNIGSGNYIKGTLYKVIEGQTNISPSLTIQKTGALANLVDIKIIEGSIQLEINNTVIFSHPSLPQGNPLMIIDAFIALDIQENTPLVQIVEALGLLNYPGPLADVLNKMTAANYANLEWMTLTSDTQLSYILGHRAHSLKCAKRGECGTEKNKGIWISSFGNFENTKPFDWLSGYDADAGGALIGFDVCTHPFYFGFGGGYAYTDFHLKQNSGSGDIQSGFGAIYGGFISKYFIADASVIVGGKHFDMHRKVAFLMINETAYAKFNAPFVNAHLGLMGQVHISDFRLELFGNIDYHYLQLGSILETGSSINLFINRHHSHFLKTELGINLKGIFKHGKVCYAPFVGVSGVVKTPLGNTNYGAFFAGNTFYQNTLTSNDSQLLVSPRCGIRIYAAPFIIMIGYKGEFNRYTKDHQVDGSLEWTF; encoded by the coding sequence ATGGCAACGCGCGGCAGTGATATTTTTATGCGATCCGGAACAAATTTCATTTTTGACACCTCGGCTAATGTGACAATTCCAAATCCAATCGACAGCGAACTTGGTGGAACTGTTGGAGGCGGTTTAACAAAACAGGGATCAGGGAAGCTCTCCTTAAATGGAGATAATACCTATACGGGAACCACAACCGTAACACAAGGCGAGCTTAACATTAATGGTTCTGTAATTACAAATGTAGAGGTGCAGCCAAATGGTATTTTAAGTGGGAACTTAAGTATCAATGACGGAAAAACCTTAACAAATAATGGCCTTATCTCGCCTGGAAATGGTAATATTGGATCAATGACAATTGAAGGAAGCTTCACACAAGGTTCTCAAGGGATATTAGAAATTGATATTACTCCTACTGCAAATGATGCAGACAAAGTGTTTGTCATAACACCAAGTATTGCAAACATTGATGGAACATTGCTCGTTAACATTGGATCCGGGAATTATATTAAAGGGACACTTTATAAAGTTATCGAGGGTCAAACAAATATATCCCCTAGTCTTACAATACAAAAAACAGGGGCGCTTGCGAACTTGGTTGATATAAAAATTATAGAAGGGAGCATACAGCTTGAAATTAATAATACGGTTATTTTTTCACATCCAAGCCTTCCTCAAGGAAATCCTCTGATGATTATAGATGCTTTTATAGCTTTAGATATTCAAGAAAATACACCCCTTGTTCAGATTGTCGAGGCATTAGGATTATTAAATTATCCAGGTCCATTAGCAGATGTTTTAAATAAAATGACAGCTGCAAACTACGCTAACCTTGAATGGATGACACTCACTTCAGACACACAATTGAGCTATATATTAGGACACCGAGCCCATTCTCTTAAATGCGCTAAGAGGGGGGAATGCGGCACAGAAAAAAATAAAGGTATTTGGATAAGTAGCTTTGGAAATTTTGAAAATACCAAACCTTTTGATTGGTTATCTGGATATGATGCGGATGCAGGAGGAGCTTTAATTGGATTTGATGTTTGCACACATCCTTTTTATTTTGGATTTGGTGGGGGTTATGCTTACACAGATTTTCATCTAAAACAAAATTCTGGTTCTGGAGATATTCAATCAGGCTTTGGTGCGATTTATGGTGGTTTTATTTCAAAATACTTTATTGCTGATGCTTCTGTTATTGTAGGTGGAAAACATTTTGATATGCATCGCAAAGTAGCCTTTTTAATGATTAACGAAACAGCATATGCTAAATTTAATGCACCTTTTGTCAATGCGCATTTAGGGTTAATGGGACAAGTGCATATCTCTGATTTTCGTCTAGAGCTTTTTGGGAATATAGATTATCATTATTTACAGCTAGGTTCTATTTTAGAAACAGGCTCATCAATTAATTTGTTTATAAACAGACATCATTCGCATTTCTTAAAAACAGAATTGGGTATAAACTTAAAAGGTATTTTTAAACACGGAAAAGTTTGTTATGCACCTTTCGTAGGGGTGAGTGGAGTTGTAAAAACACCGCTTGGAAATACTAACTATGGTGCGTTTTTTGCAGGTAATACTTTTTATCAAAACACACTTACATCAAATGATTCTCAATTGCTCGTCTCTCCTCGATGTGGTATTCGCATTTATGCAGCGCCATTTATTATCATGATTGGCTACAAGGGCGAGTTCAATAGATATACCAAAGACCACCAAGTCGATGGCAGTCTAGAGTGGACTTTTTAA
- a CDS encoding Non-canonical purine NTP pyrophosphatase, which produces MELVIATKNLHKLREYRLLLKKIKGLDILSLKDFPDYVPVEETGKTFEENAELKAKDAAKKLGKFVLADDSGLVVPALDGEPGIFSARYAGKDATDLENRKELIKKIEKLPQAQRNSYYECVICIADPEGAIKKNVKGFCEGEVITQERGNNGFGYDSIFVKYDYSKTFGELDEMMKNEISHRRKALDKAISYLEEIAKRVAV; this is translated from the coding sequence ATGGAACTTGTTATTGCAACAAAAAATTTACATAAATTAAGAGAATATCGTCTTCTTTTAAAAAAAATTAAGGGTCTTGACATTCTTTCTCTGAAAGATTTTCCAGACTATGTGCCTGTAGAAGAAACAGGAAAAACGTTTGAAGAAAATGCAGAGTTAAAAGCAAAAGATGCTGCAAAAAAATTAGGCAAGTTTGTGCTTGCCGACGATTCTGGCCTAGTCGTCCCAGCCCTTGATGGCGAGCCGGGAATTTTTTCTGCGCGTTATGCGGGAAAAGATGCAACAGATTTAGAAAACCGAAAAGAGCTTATAAAAAAAATAGAAAAACTCCCTCAGGCGCAAAGAAACAGCTATTATGAGTGTGTCATTTGCATCGCAGATCCAGAAGGAGCCATCAAAAAAAATGTCAAAGGATTTTGTGAAGGAGAGGTGATTACGCAAGAGCGGGGAAATAATGGTTTTGGTTACGATTCTATTTTTGTCAAATATGATTATAGCAAAACTTTTGGCGAGCTCGACGAAATGATGAAAAACGAAATTTCACACCGAAGAAAAGCGCTAGATAAAGCGATTAGCTATTTAGAAGAGATAGCAAAAAGAGTGGCTGTATAA